A region of Micromonospora sp. WMMD882 DNA encodes the following proteins:
- a CDS encoding sedoheptulose 7-phosphate cyclase encodes MSINLADRGVVRSENGLYVYSEQVDSWVVRTQKPVSYEIRFVDDVLDPRHRDLIDFGGRTEGRQRRFVVVDSKVDLLHGDRIREYFDQHGAECALSVVPADETVKDFETAARIVREIDAFGINRRTEPIIVFGGGVLMDIVGLVGSLYRRGTPFVRVPTTLIGLVDAGVGAKTGVNFNGHKNRLGTYFPADLTLLDRSFLGTVDRRHIGNGLAEILKIALIKDVRLFELLEEHGADLLANKFQGVNRAGDIVLRRAIHGMLEELQPNLWEATLERCVDYGHTFSPTVEMHALPALLHGEAVCVDMALTTVMATRRGLMTEAERDRVFEVMRRLELPSWDPRLCPDLLMKALQDTVRHRDGMQRLPLPVGIGGVTFVNDVTAEEIAAAVEAQRAIGVARHV; translated from the coding sequence ATGTCAATCAACTTGGCGGACCGGGGGGTCGTACGGTCCGAAAACGGGCTCTACGTCTACAGCGAGCAGGTGGACTCCTGGGTGGTCCGGACGCAGAAGCCGGTCAGCTACGAGATCCGGTTCGTGGACGACGTGCTCGACCCGCGTCACCGGGACCTCATCGACTTCGGCGGCCGGACCGAGGGTCGGCAACGTCGGTTCGTGGTGGTGGACAGCAAGGTCGACCTGCTGCACGGGGACCGGATCCGCGAGTACTTCGACCAGCACGGCGCCGAGTGCGCGCTGTCGGTCGTGCCGGCCGACGAGACGGTCAAGGACTTCGAGACCGCCGCCCGGATCGTGCGGGAGATCGACGCCTTCGGCATCAACCGGCGGACCGAGCCCATCATCGTCTTCGGCGGCGGCGTGCTGATGGACATCGTCGGCCTGGTGGGCAGCCTCTACCGGCGGGGCACCCCGTTCGTCCGGGTCCCCACCACGCTGATCGGCCTGGTCGACGCCGGTGTCGGCGCGAAGACCGGGGTGAACTTCAACGGCCACAAGAACCGGCTGGGCACCTACTTCCCGGCCGACCTGACCCTGCTGGACCGGTCGTTCCTCGGCACGGTGGACCGCCGGCACATCGGCAACGGCCTCGCCGAGATCCTGAAGATCGCCCTGATCAAGGACGTGCGGCTGTTCGAGCTGCTCGAGGAGCACGGCGCCGACCTGCTGGCCAACAAGTTCCAGGGCGTCAACCGCGCCGGCGACATCGTGCTGCGCCGCGCCATCCACGGGATGCTGGAGGAGCTCCAGCCCAACCTGTGGGAGGCCACCCTGGAGCGGTGTGTCGACTACGGACACACCTTCAGCCCGACCGTCGAGATGCACGCCCTCCCCGCGCTGCTGCACGGCGAGGCGGTCTGCGTGGACATGGCGCTCACCACCGTCATGGCCACCCGGCGCGGCCTGATGACCGAGGCGGAACGCGACCGGGTCTTCGAGGTCATGCGTCGGCTGGAGCTGCCGAGCTGGGACCCACGCCTCTGCCCGGACCTGCTGATGAAGGCGTTGCAGGACACCGTCCGGCACCGCGACGGCATGCAGCGGCTGCCGCTGCCGGTGGGCATCGGCGGCGTCACGTTCGTCAACGACGTCACCGCCGAGGAGATCGCCGCGGCGGTCGAGGCGCAGCGCGCGATCGGCGTCGCCCGTCATGTCTGA
- a CDS encoding cupin domain-containing protein: MSDQIVVTDVEGVTDIFGVHGATGMSHWKCLASRRHLRGDWEAVELARVPPGGLSGEHRHTRTEEIYYVVAGEGEMSLDGVGHRVAAGSVVLTGLGTIHGLRNTGATDLDWITVEVRVPHPVSPLEEKVNAHIHDLRAAGELDTTAFFTGPLRRVAVRTMAADTELPLHAVGVEHAIFVLAGSGKAETVELRPGVAVTLPLGTGAQVSAGPDGLEFFHVELTVPRSRSQR; the protein is encoded by the coding sequence ATGTCTGACCAGATCGTCGTCACGGACGTCGAAGGCGTCACCGACATCTTCGGCGTCCACGGCGCCACCGGCATGAGCCACTGGAAGTGCCTGGCCAGCCGCCGCCACCTGCGCGGCGACTGGGAGGCGGTGGAGCTGGCCCGGGTGCCGCCGGGCGGGTTGTCCGGCGAGCACCGGCACACCCGGACCGAGGAGATCTACTACGTGGTGGCGGGCGAGGGCGAGATGTCGCTCGACGGCGTCGGTCACCGCGTCGCCGCCGGATCGGTGGTGCTGACCGGCCTGGGCACCATCCACGGTCTGCGCAACACCGGCGCCACCGACCTGGACTGGATCACCGTCGAGGTGCGGGTCCCGCACCCCGTGAGCCCCCTGGAGGAGAAGGTGAACGCACACATCCACGACCTGAGGGCGGCGGGTGAGCTGGACACCACCGCGTTCTTCACCGGGCCGCTGCGCCGGGTCGCGGTGCGGACGATGGCCGCCGACACCGAGCTCCCGCTGCACGCCGTCGGCGTGGAGCACGCGATCTTCGTGCTCGCCGGCTCGGGCAAGGCCGAGACCGTCGAGCTGCGCCCCGGGGTCGCGGTGACCCTGCCGCTGGGCACCGGCGCGCAGGTCTCCGCCGGCCCGGACGGGCTGGAGTTCTTCCACGTGGAGCTGACCGTGCCCCGGTCGAGGAGCCAGCGGTGA
- a CDS encoding alcohol dehydrogenase catalytic domain-containing protein, translating to MIVNHHDVPGRVGDSETWRCLARRGMLHSETESFDQLRLGPGTELVHDPADAVEELLYVVSGSGRADDRALAPGAVVLAPHDRRVVLTAAPDDGLELLVVRTMPAEVSGALPARVPQLPDWPVGTMRAAAILGRHEVSVVDAPIPATRPGQVLVAPLVVGLCGTDLELLHGTATYVRDGRTTLPHVFGHEWVGRVVAVADGANPRIKLGDRVVGHTMLPCGRCRSCQRGVRNGCASLREVGLYGQQGAAAEYVSMPAHELTLVPHEVDDRAAALVEPTVTVLAGFDRAHVTPGDRVLVLGTGTIGLLAVQLAARTAGVVDVVGVADGGLELARAYGARRAFRPGEAPSGGYDVVVEASGAAPAFAEALRLADIGGRVCAIGVPAAPVDRVDAADLVLRGISVHGIRHGLDHYERALALFAGGVLTAAGMITDPFPLADVARAFAELENADRRYPKVALHVGE from the coding sequence GTGATCGTCAACCACCACGACGTCCCGGGCCGGGTGGGCGACTCCGAGACCTGGCGCTGCCTGGCCCGGCGCGGGATGCTGCACAGCGAGACCGAGTCGTTCGACCAGCTCCGGCTGGGCCCCGGCACGGAGCTGGTGCACGACCCCGCCGACGCGGTCGAGGAGCTGCTGTACGTGGTCTCCGGCTCCGGCCGGGCCGACGACCGCGCGCTGGCCCCGGGCGCCGTCGTGCTCGCCCCGCACGACCGTCGGGTCGTCCTCACCGCCGCCCCCGACGACGGACTCGAACTGCTCGTGGTGCGGACTATGCCGGCCGAGGTCAGCGGCGCGTTGCCGGCCCGGGTGCCGCAACTGCCCGACTGGCCGGTCGGCACGATGCGGGCGGCGGCGATCCTGGGGCGGCACGAGGTGTCCGTGGTCGACGCCCCGATCCCGGCCACCCGGCCGGGGCAGGTGCTCGTCGCGCCGCTCGTGGTCGGGCTCTGCGGCACGGACCTGGAGCTGCTGCACGGCACGGCCACCTACGTCCGCGACGGCCGTACGACGCTGCCGCACGTGTTCGGCCACGAGTGGGTCGGCCGGGTGGTGGCGGTGGCGGACGGCGCGAACCCGAGGATCAAGCTGGGTGACCGGGTGGTCGGGCACACCATGCTGCCGTGCGGGCGGTGCCGCTCCTGCCAGCGTGGCGTACGCAACGGCTGCGCGTCGCTGCGGGAGGTCGGCCTCTACGGCCAGCAGGGCGCGGCGGCCGAGTACGTCAGCATGCCGGCCCACGAGCTCACCCTGGTCCCGCACGAGGTCGACGACCGGGCCGCGGCGCTGGTCGAGCCGACGGTGACGGTCCTGGCCGGCTTCGACCGGGCCCACGTCACGCCCGGTGACCGGGTGCTGGTGCTCGGCACCGGCACGATCGGGCTGCTGGCGGTGCAGCTCGCCGCGCGTACCGCCGGGGTGGTGGACGTGGTGGGCGTGGCCGACGGCGGCCTGGAGCTGGCCCGGGCGTACGGCGCACGACGCGCCTTCCGGCCCGGGGAGGCGCCGTCGGGCGGCTACGACGTGGTGGTCGAGGCGTCCGGCGCGGCCCCGGCGTTCGCCGAGGCGCTGCGGTTGGCCGACATCGGCGGCCGGGTCTGCGCCATCGGGGTGCCGGCCGCGCCGGTCGACCGGGTGGACGCCGCCGACCTGGTGCTGCGCGGCATCAGCGTGCACGGCATCCGGCACGGCCTGGACCACTACGAGCGGGCGCTGGCCCTGTTCGCCGGTGGCGTGCTGACCGCGGCCGGCATGATCACCGACCCGTTCCCGTTGGCCGACGTGGCCAGGGCGTTCGCCGAGCTGGAGAACGCCGATCGTAGATATCCCAAAGTAGCTCTGCACGTGGGGGAGTAG
- a CDS encoding SDR family oxidoreductase, producing the protein MFRSIAVVTGASSGIGAEIAKALGAAGHDVLLGYGVNAVAAKGLADRIAAEHGVRTGLVGLDLTEPELAAEQFAAAVDTFGGIDVLVNNAGVNRRAEAVDETVEDWRRVLEVNLTSPFVLAKLAAQRMLAQGRGGRIINVTSCHEHYPISGGSTYCVSKAGLGMLTKVMALELAGAGITVNAVAPGETATPMNGVPDGVDAADIHRPAIPAGRPGRPAEVAALVAHLASPAAGYTTGSSVIIDGGLGLTAAEANAQRAGQF; encoded by the coding sequence ATGTTCCGTTCCATCGCCGTCGTCACCGGCGCCAGCTCGGGCATCGGCGCGGAGATCGCCAAAGCGCTCGGCGCGGCCGGCCACGACGTCCTGCTGGGTTACGGCGTGAACGCCGTCGCCGCGAAGGGGCTCGCCGACCGGATCGCCGCCGAACACGGGGTGCGTACCGGACTGGTGGGCCTGGACCTGACCGAGCCGGAGCTGGCCGCCGAACAGTTCGCCGCGGCCGTCGACACCTTCGGCGGGATCGACGTGCTGGTCAACAACGCCGGGGTGAACCGGCGGGCCGAGGCGGTCGACGAGACGGTCGAGGACTGGCGGCGGGTGTTGGAGGTCAACCTCACCAGCCCGTTCGTGCTGGCGAAGCTGGCCGCCCAGCGGATGCTCGCGCAGGGCCGCGGCGGCCGGATCATCAACGTCACCAGTTGTCACGAGCACTACCCGATCAGCGGCGGGTCGACGTACTGCGTGAGCAAGGCCGGGCTCGGCATGCTCACCAAGGTGATGGCGCTGGAGCTCGCCGGCGCCGGCATCACGGTCAACGCGGTGGCCCCCGGCGAGACGGCCACCCCGATGAACGGCGTCCCCGACGGCGTGGACGCCGCCGACATCCACCGGCCCGCCATCCCGGCCGGCCGACCGGGCCGCCCGGCCGAGGTCGCGGCGCTGGTCGCGCACCTCGCGTCCCCGGCGGCCGGCTACACCACCGGAAGCTCCGTGATCATCGACGGTGGGCTCGGGCTCACCGCCGCCGAGGCCAACGCCCAGCGGGCGGGCCAGTTCTGA
- a CDS encoding VOC family protein — protein sequence MPGIPTARNVDHLAYTVPDLDQADKFFTEVLGAQVLYRLGPVQEPDSDWMAVQLDVHPRASAQISLLRLGEVTNLELFEYTAPDQRTVPPASTDVGGYHIVFDVASLDDAADHLARHGVAASRRGDSLFFASPWGMAFEARLAPEIDGLFRPGGSWNVSQVRYTVADLDASVGYFTGHLGARLLRRDPDAALLRLGPVTNLELRQCAPGARTRRPRNSDAGGHHLAFHAEDVDAAAAYLRGLPGFRVLGDVQLIADGGPIHGDRWFYFTAPDGFQLEVLNMPPGMPYEQFTSARRFGPAPEWTTD from the coding sequence ATGCCTGGTATCCCCACCGCCCGCAACGTCGACCACCTCGCCTACACGGTCCCCGACCTCGACCAGGCCGACAAGTTCTTCACCGAGGTCCTCGGCGCGCAGGTGCTGTACCGGCTGGGCCCGGTCCAGGAGCCGGACAGCGACTGGATGGCCGTGCAGCTCGACGTGCACCCCCGGGCCAGCGCCCAGATCAGTCTGCTCCGGCTGGGTGAGGTGACCAACCTGGAGCTGTTCGAGTACACCGCGCCGGACCAACGGACCGTGCCGCCGGCGAGCACCGACGTCGGCGGGTACCACATCGTCTTCGACGTGGCCTCCCTGGACGACGCGGCGGACCACCTCGCCCGGCACGGCGTCGCCGCCAGCCGCCGCGGGGACTCGCTCTTCTTCGCCTCGCCCTGGGGCATGGCGTTCGAGGCGCGGCTCGCCCCGGAGATCGACGGCCTGTTCCGGCCCGGCGGCTCGTGGAACGTCAGCCAGGTCCGGTACACCGTCGCCGACCTCGACGCCAGCGTCGGCTACTTCACCGGGCACCTCGGGGCCCGGCTGCTGCGGCGGGACCCGGACGCGGCGCTGCTGCGGCTCGGCCCGGTGACGAACCTGGAGCTGCGGCAGTGCGCGCCGGGGGCGCGCACGCGGCGACCGCGCAACAGCGACGCCGGCGGGCACCACCTGGCGTTCCACGCCGAGGACGTGGACGCGGCGGCCGCGTACCTGCGGGGTCTGCCCGGCTTCCGGGTGCTCGGCGACGTGCAGCTCATCGCCGACGGCGGCCCGATCCACGGCGACCGCTGGTTCTACTTCACCGCCCCCGACGGCTTCCAACTGGAGGTGCTGAACATGCCGCCGGGCATGCCGTACGAGCAGTTCACCAGCGCGCGCCGGTTCGGCCCCGCCCCGGAGTGGACGACCGACTGA
- a CDS encoding ketoacyl-ACP synthase III family protein: MRWTDLYLNAASVVVERQVTVAEAVAAGWYDAAEADRTRQRAVAVADSSGPDLGVAAGRAALRASGLPPADVGLVIHASCYFQGVEFWNAGAYVQHHVLGHGDATAFELRQMSNGGMCALDVAAGQLAARPTLGAALLTTGDRFCEPGFPRWRTDRGLVFGDAGTAVVLSRRPGPLRLVATASYAAPELEGLHRAPFAAGFHQAGPVDLLDRKRRFLETMPVNEVTARNEAGMLTAIKRCLEDAEASIDDMATVVAPFFGADLSAKQCLRPIGLRAEQTLLEWGLDIGHLGSGDQFAGLAHLLDSDALTAGRRVLLVGVGAGFTWTCAVVEKE; this comes from the coding sequence ATGCGCTGGACGGACCTCTACCTCAACGCCGCCTCGGTGGTCGTCGAGCGGCAGGTCACCGTCGCCGAGGCGGTGGCGGCCGGCTGGTACGACGCGGCGGAGGCCGACCGGACCCGGCAACGGGCCGTCGCGGTGGCCGACTCGTCCGGCCCGGACCTCGGGGTGGCCGCCGGCCGGGCCGCGCTGCGGGCCAGCGGCCTCCCGCCGGCCGACGTGGGTCTGGTGATCCACGCGAGCTGCTACTTCCAGGGCGTGGAGTTCTGGAACGCCGGCGCGTACGTGCAGCACCACGTGCTCGGTCACGGCGACGCCACCGCGTTCGAGCTGCGCCAGATGTCCAACGGCGGCATGTGCGCCCTGGACGTGGCGGCCGGGCAGCTCGCCGCGCGGCCCACCCTGGGCGCGGCGCTGCTGACCACCGGGGACCGCTTCTGCGAGCCGGGTTTCCCGCGCTGGCGTACCGACCGGGGGTTGGTGTTCGGTGACGCCGGCACCGCCGTGGTGCTCAGCCGCCGGCCCGGGCCCCTGCGGCTGGTGGCCACCGCGTCGTACGCCGCGCCGGAGCTGGAGGGGCTGCACCGCGCGCCGTTCGCCGCCGGGTTCCACCAGGCCGGTCCGGTGGACCTGCTGGACCGCAAGCGGCGGTTCCTGGAGACCATGCCGGTCAACGAGGTGACGGCCCGCAACGAGGCGGGCATGCTCACCGCGATCAAGCGGTGCCTGGAGGACGCCGAGGCCAGCATCGACGACATGGCGACGGTGGTGGCGCCGTTCTTCGGCGCGGACCTCAGCGCCAAGCAGTGTCTGCGTCCCATCGGTCTGCGCGCGGAGCAGACCCTGCTGGAGTGGGGACTGGACATCGGCCACCTTGGCTCCGGCGACCAGTTCGCCGGGCTCGCCCACCTGCTCGACTCCGACGCCCTCACCGCGGGCCGACGCGTCCTGCTGGTCGGCGTCGGGGCCGGATTCACCTGGACGTGCGCGGTAGTGGAGAAGGAGTGA
- a CDS encoding FAD-binding protein, translating into MTSNWGGRLSRRGLIGGMAAVGAAAAVPSAPVTAAPAASPGATAAASTEPTAVVVGPDDHRYGDLVRGTNARWVGQPERVVLARTTAQVVAAVQAAVDAGKRISVRSGGHCYEGFVSNPEVKVIVDLSEMNRVDYDPGRRAFVIEPGAMLSEVYERLYKFWGVTIPGGSCPSVGAGGHIVGGGYGALSRLFGLTVDHLYGVEVVTVDRAGTARAVVATREPGDPNRELWWAHTGGGGGNFGIVTRYWLRSPNATGSDPAGLLPRPPAEVVLVNASWSWSSLTEETFARLVTNFGRWHERNSAPGSPATRLFSQLKLFHRSGGNVVLVAQVDAGAASLLSPFLAEIDAGVGGMTVTERRQVNWLHATGWPGFAGIDPTLRFKDKSAYLRRSFTPTQVAAIHRHLTDGYRNGAALLLLAGYGGQVNAVASDATAVPQRDSILKAQYLNFWSDPAEDEQHLSWVRDFYRDVYAETGGVPAPNQVNDGCFVNYADVDLGDRTLNRSGTPWHALYYKGGYPRLQRAKARWDPTNVFRHAQSIQLP; encoded by the coding sequence GTGACTTCCAACTGGGGGGGACGACTGTCCCGTCGGGGTCTGATCGGCGGGATGGCGGCAGTGGGCGCGGCGGCGGCGGTGCCGTCCGCGCCGGTCACGGCGGCGCCGGCGGCGTCGCCCGGAGCGACGGCGGCGGCTTCGACCGAGCCGACCGCGGTGGTGGTCGGACCGGACGACCACCGGTACGGCGACCTGGTGCGGGGCACCAACGCCCGGTGGGTGGGGCAGCCCGAGCGTGTGGTGCTGGCCCGCACGACCGCCCAGGTCGTGGCGGCGGTGCAGGCCGCCGTCGACGCCGGCAAGCGGATCTCGGTGCGCAGCGGCGGTCACTGCTACGAGGGGTTCGTGTCGAACCCCGAGGTCAAGGTGATCGTCGACCTGTCGGAGATGAACCGGGTGGACTACGACCCCGGGCGGCGCGCGTTCGTGATCGAGCCGGGCGCGATGCTGTCCGAGGTGTACGAGCGGCTCTACAAGTTCTGGGGCGTGACGATCCCCGGCGGGTCCTGCCCGTCGGTGGGGGCGGGCGGCCACATCGTCGGCGGCGGCTACGGGGCGCTGTCCCGGCTGTTCGGGCTGACCGTCGACCACCTGTACGGCGTCGAGGTCGTCACGGTCGACCGCGCCGGGACCGCCCGGGCGGTGGTCGCGACGCGGGAGCCGGGCGACCCGAACCGGGAGCTGTGGTGGGCGCACACCGGTGGGGGCGGCGGCAACTTCGGCATCGTGACGCGGTACTGGCTGCGTTCGCCGAACGCGACCGGCAGCGACCCGGCCGGTCTGCTGCCCCGTCCGCCGGCCGAGGTGGTCCTGGTGAACGCCTCGTGGTCCTGGTCGTCGTTGACCGAGGAGACGTTCGCCCGGCTGGTGACGAACTTCGGCCGCTGGCACGAGCGCAACTCCGCGCCCGGCTCGCCGGCCACCAGGCTGTTCAGCCAGCTCAAGCTGTTCCACCGCAGCGGGGGCAACGTGGTGCTGGTCGCCCAGGTCGACGCGGGCGCGGCGAGCCTGCTCTCGCCGTTCCTCGCCGAGATCGACGCCGGGGTGGGCGGGATGACCGTCACCGAGCGCCGCCAGGTGAACTGGCTGCACGCCACCGGCTGGCCGGGCTTCGCCGGCATCGACCCGACGCTGCGGTTCAAGGACAAGTCGGCCTACCTGCGCCGGTCGTTCACGCCGACGCAGGTCGCGGCGATCCACCGGCACCTGACCGACGGGTACCGCAACGGGGCGGCGTTGCTGCTGCTGGCCGGCTACGGCGGGCAGGTCAACGCGGTGGCGTCCGACGCCACGGCCGTGCCCCAGCGGGATTCGATCCTGAAGGCGCAGTACCTCAACTTCTGGAGCGACCCGGCGGAGGACGAGCAGCACCTGAGCTGGGTGCGGGACTTCTACCGGGACGTCTACGCCGAGACCGGCGGGGTGCCGGCGCCGAACCAGGTCAACGACGGCTGCTTCGTCAACTACGCGGACGTGGACCTCGGCGACCGTACGCTGAACCGCTCCGGGACGCCCTGGCACGCCCTGTACTACAAGGGTGGCTACCCCCGGTTGCAGCGGGCCAAGGCGCGTTGGGACCCGACGAACGTGTTCCGGCACGCCCAGTCGATCCAGTTGCCCTGA